A section of the Oryzias latipes chromosome 10, ASM223467v1 genome encodes:
- the rab28 gene encoding ras-related protein Rab-28 isoform X1, with protein MSDSEEDSQDKQLKIVVVGDGACGKTSLATRFAQESFGKQYKQTIGLDFFLKRISLPGNQNVTLQVWDIGGQTLGGKMLDKYAYGAHGVLLVYDITNYQSFENLEDWFSMVKKSNEESDIQPIMFLVGNKIDLEHIRTVKADKHQRFCQENGLLSQFVSAKTGDSVYLCFQRVAAEILGIKLNKAEIEQSQRIVKAELVDYPHDEGPIRQDNSQQSKICLVQ; from the exons ATGTCGGACTCAGAGGAGGACAGCCAGGACAAGCAGCTGAAAATCGTCGTGGTTGGAGACGGAGCCTGCGGGAAG ACATCACTCGCCACCAGGTTTGCACAGGAGTCCTTTGGGAAGCAGTACAAACAAACCATAGGCCTGGATTTCTTTCTGAAGAGAATAAGCCTTCCAG GAAATCAGAATGTGACCCTGCAGGTGTGGGACATCGGAGGGCAAACACTAGGAGGGAAAATGCTGGACAAATATGCATATGGAGCTCAT GGTGTTCTCCTGGTGTATGACATTACCAACTACCAGAGTTTTGAAAATCTGGAGGACTGGTTCAGCATGGTGAAGAAATCCAACGAGGAATCTGATATTCAGCCTATTATGTTCCTGGTGGGCAACAAAA TCGACCTGGAGCACATAAGGACGGTGAAGGCTGACAAACACCAGCGCTTCTGCCAAGAAAACGGCCTCTTGAGTCAGTTTGTATCAGCCAAGACGGGAGATTCG GTCTACCTTTGTTTCCAGAGAGTGGCTGCTGAGATTCTTGGTATAAAACTGAACAAAGCAGAAATAGAGCAGTCTCAG AGAATAGTGAAGGCTGAGCTGGTGGACTACCCGCATGATGAAGGACCAATTAGACAGGACAATTCTCAGCAAAGCAAGATATGCTTGGTTCAGTAG
- the rab28 gene encoding ras-related protein Rab-28 isoform X2, whose protein sequence is MSDSEEDSQDKQLKIVVVGDGACGKTSLATRFAQESFGKQYKQTIGLDFFLKRISLPGNQNVTLQVWDIGGQTLGGKMLDKYAYGAHGVLLVYDITNYQSFENLEDWFSMVKKSNEESDIQPIMFLVGNKIDLEHIRTVKADKHQRFCQENGLLSQFVSAKTGDSVYLCFQRVAAEILGIKLNKAEIEQSQRVVKADIVNYSQDTVARTVNPPRSSMCVMQ, encoded by the exons ATGTCGGACTCAGAGGAGGACAGCCAGGACAAGCAGCTGAAAATCGTCGTGGTTGGAGACGGAGCCTGCGGGAAG ACATCACTCGCCACCAGGTTTGCACAGGAGTCCTTTGGGAAGCAGTACAAACAAACCATAGGCCTGGATTTCTTTCTGAAGAGAATAAGCCTTCCAG GAAATCAGAATGTGACCCTGCAGGTGTGGGACATCGGAGGGCAAACACTAGGAGGGAAAATGCTGGACAAATATGCATATGGAGCTCAT GGTGTTCTCCTGGTGTATGACATTACCAACTACCAGAGTTTTGAAAATCTGGAGGACTGGTTCAGCATGGTGAAGAAATCCAACGAGGAATCTGATATTCAGCCTATTATGTTCCTGGTGGGCAACAAAA TCGACCTGGAGCACATAAGGACGGTGAAGGCTGACAAACACCAGCGCTTCTGCCAAGAAAACGGCCTCTTGAGTCAGTTTGTATCAGCCAAGACGGGAGATTCG GTCTACCTTTGTTTCCAGAGAGTGGCTGCTGAGATTCTTGGTATAAAACTGAACAAAGCAGAAATAGAGCAGTCTCAG CGTGTGGTGAAGGCAGATATCGTCAACTACAGTCAGGACACAGTGGCGAGGACAGTCAACCCCCCTCGCAGCTCCATGTGTGTGATGCAGTGA